In the genome of Drosophila subpulchrella strain 33 F10 #4 breed RU33 chromosome 2L, RU_Dsub_v1.1 Primary Assembly, whole genome shotgun sequence, one region contains:
- the LOC119548623 gene encoding trafficking kinesin-binding protein milt isoform X3 — translation MLSATLGANGGSQPLSPSAQATLSKHLPRLQSKRLLQQTQSQSAAIPRPQTCDASCLTELCSSENLPEVEIFSLLEEQIPKYKVRNDFLTNFSGYANEDWFVPAPALPIPPEGLGLSKEQTRECLNYFLLCGNRVSQMTRAYDDIEAVTRLLEEKEKDLELTVQIGKELLTQNNALEARVADLETDLKASNDDRAQLVHELHKKNELISVLTNDADDGTDTDTPTMSKSITLDLLQRKVNTLIDENKSLKCEATQLAHQTDEVEEHERQLMADISAQLNDANSQYDNLSLELERQREENRLQHEQIVSLTARLAEAEMRLHQLTQDNDEHLSLLHVTKENQNALALELVEFKQRYEEVLALLHSAQDQLKQQRKRSQPMARSSFLGGLGTSGAGVGGGLFQPDSLHFELMESSQYSENSLDSGISGDSQRSADRINRMMMNMPSGGMSTSAMGSSIYAGAGNVPPYKRVFDTVRCAGKSGNYMDSGNVSMTQLGAMSMSSSSGPRMASMAYPAGSYYRGGSSQSLGVKTLSSESLNSQSDDGYPAQPSGVPGAPGAKELEAALKRLTPAEVLARRAMLSYAPAGTYNYDEPMTHGAGKDRNSDLPLGVRTPDSIMSTGSSGMSGSTNHMSASMTHQWRLPEKLQIIKPMEGSQTLHHWSRLATPTLSGLLDERPGVTIRGGRGLDDLGMQIYTLSDVEEDVSDELPGKQFEAPGCTFTYTNSMVMHPDDGFVNDLSFLSQSQMSSRMASTSTSRQPSCPATPRSGLSRKNSCSTFSVNLGLAGMLNERGIKAVTPSALNTPAGPNFTPTVTPCNSPEGSPPRAQSPEPLFGLLSSGADLIRRKIVGDQHQQQQHKQRSSLSKQQQQKIMLSHLERRALRSLNLIEKVESIGLENIISAQRGLGSGIANRSSSPLSSGSLQSLHTSTNSIVDDIHFDRAQIKGVLHRGLKSPTPAGPSTSAAAGVPLSTSSSTSAYNSDDSDDQGLVMKIKPSKGATPKTTTAAQQSQPTSGSSAPTTTSNGTASETRLKQMQRQKSRRQLKNGMASQRPDLGTISGGGGRVRPDLGKVADSGSSKLSNKRHEAKAAEEEEAAPQSITQAFVGSVSSLLFGRKGGWL, via the exons ATGCTATCCGCAACTCTGGGGGCCAATGGCGGCTCTCAGCCGCTCAGTCCCTCCGCCCAGGCGAcgctcagcaagcacctgccgCGCCTCCAGTCGAAGCGTCTCCTCCAGCAGACGCAGTCGCAGTCGGCGGCTATCCCGAGACCACAGACCTGCGATGCCAGTTGCCTAACCG AGCTGTGCAGCAGCGAGAACCTGCCCGAGGTGGAGATTTTTTCGCTGCTGGAGGAGCAAATACCCAAGTACAAGGTGCGCAACGATTTCCTCACAAACTTCTCCGGCTATGCGAATGAGGACTGGTTCGTTCCGGCCCCAGCGCTACCTATTCCGCCGGAAGGTCTGGGCCTGAGCAAGGAGCAGACAAGAGAGTGCCTCAATTATTTCC TTCTATGCGGCAACCGCGTTAGCCAGATGACTCGGGCGTACGATGACATTGAGGCCGTGACGCGACTGCTGGAGGAGAAGGAGAAGGACCTGGAGCTGACTGTGCAGATCGGAAAGGAGCTGCTCACCCAGAACAATGCCCTCGAGGCCCGGGTTGCCGATCTGGAGACCGATCTCAAGGCCTCCAACGACGATCGCGCCCAGCTTGTCCACGAGCTGCACAAGAAGAACGAGCTTATCTCGGTGCTTACCAACGATGCAGACGATGGCACAGATACTG ACACTCCCACCATGTCGAAGTCCATTACGTTGGACCTGCTGCAGCGCAAGGTGAACACTCTGATCGACGAGAACAAGTCGCTCAAGTGCGAGGCCACCCAATTGGCCCACCAAACGGAcgaggtggaggagcatgagCGCCAGCTGATGGCCGACATCAGTGCCCAGTTGAACGATGCCAATTCGCAGTACGACAACCTCAGTCTGGAGTTGGAGCGGCAGCGGGAGGAGAACCGACTGCAGCACGAGCAGATCGTAAGTCTGACAGCTCGCCTGGCGGAGGCGGAGATGCGGTTGCACCAACTGACGCAAGACAACGACGAGCACCTGTCCCTGCTGCACGTGACCAAGGAGAACCAGAATGCCTTGGCCCTGGAGCTGGTAGAGTTCAAGCAGCGCTACGAAGAGGTGCTCGCCCTGCTGCACTCGGCCCAGGATCAGCTGAAGCAGCAGCGCAAGCGGTCTCAGCCGATGGCTAGAAGCTCCTTCCTCGGTGGCCTGGGCACAAGTGGTGCAGGCGTTGGAGGTGGTCTCTTCCAGCCGGACTCGCTGCACTTTGAGCTGATGGAGTCGTCGCAGTACTCAGAGAACAGCCTGGACTCTGGCATATCCGGCGACAGCCAACGATCTGCAGACCGCATTAACCGCATGATGATGAACATGCCGTCCGGTGGCATGAGTACATCCGCCATGGGCAGCAGCATCTACGCAGGAGCTGGTAATGTGCCTCCGTACAAGCGGGTGTTCGACACGGTGCGATGTGCCGGCAAAAGCGGCAACTACATGGACAGCGGCAACGTGTCGATGACCCAACTGGGCGCCATGTCGATGAGCAGTTCCTCGGGGCCGCGCATGGCTTCGATGGCGTATCCAGCGGGCTCATACTATCGTGGCGGTAGCAGTCAATCGCTGGGCGTTAAAACTCTGTCCAGCGAGAGTCTCAACTCCCAGTCAGATGACGGTTATCCAGCCCAGCCCTCTGGTGTGCCAGGAGCGCCCGGCGCCAAGGAGTTGGAGGCGGCTCTCAAGAGGCTGACGCCGGCGGAGGTATTGGCCCGCCGTGCTATGCTGTCTTATGCGCCGGCTGGAACGTATAACTATGATGAGCCCATGACTCATGGAGCAGGAAAAGACCGCAACTCTGACCTCCCGTTGGGTGTGCGCACGCCGGACAGTATCATGTCCACCGGCTCCTCTGGAATGTCGGGCTCTACGAATCACATGTCCGCCTCGATGACGCACCAGTGGCGCCTGCCCGAGAAACTCCAGATCATCAAACCGATGGAGGGATCGCAGACATTGCACCATTGGTCTCGcctggccacgcccacactcAGTGGATTGCTGGACGAGCGTCCCGGCGTTACGATTCGCGGTGGACGTGGGCTAGACGACCTGGGCATGCAAATCTACACGCTCTCGGACGTCGAAGAGGACGTTAGCGATGAGCTGCCCGGCAAACAGTTCGAAGCGCCAGGCTGCACTTTCACCTACACCAACAGCATGGTTATGCATCCGGACGATGGCTTTGTTAACGATCTGTCGTTCCTGTCGCAGTCGCAGATGTCCTCTCGAATGGCCTCCACATCAACATCAAGACAACCCAG TTGTCCTGCCACGCCCCGCTCTGGACTCTCGCGCAAAAACTCCTGCTCCACATTTTCGGTAAACCTCGGACTCGCCGGCATGCTGAATGAGAGGGGTATCAAGGCGGTAACGCCCAGTGCCCTCAACACGCCCGCCGGTCCAAACTTCACGCCCACGGTGACGCCATGCAACAGCCCGGAGGGATCGCCTCCTCGCGCCCAGTCGCCCGAGCCGCTCTTTGGACTGCTCTCGTCGGGTGCGGATCTAATTCGTCGTAAAATTGTCGGCGatcagcaccagcagcagcaacataagCAACGGAGCAGCCTCagcaagcagcagcagcaaaagatCATGCTGTCGCACCTGGAGAGACGGGCACTGCGATCGTTGAACCTCATCGAGAAGGTGGAGAGCATTGGACTGGAGAATATAATAAGCGCACAGAGAGGCCTTGGCTCGGGTATTGCGAACCGCAGTAGTTCGCCGTTGAGCAGTGGCAGCCTGCAGAGTCTGCACACGAGCACCAACAGCATTGTGGACGACATACACTTTGATCGGGCTCAAATCAAGGGTGTTTTGCATAGAGGCTTAAAGTCGCCCACGCCCGCAGGACCATCAACTTCGGCGGCAGCCGGCGTACCTTTATCGAcgagcagcagcaccagcgcTTACAACAGCGATGATAGCGACGACCAGGGTTTAGTGATGAAGATCAAGCCATCAAAGGGCGCGACACCCAAAACCACAACAGCAGCACAACAAAGTCAGCCAACTTCTGGATCGAGTGCACCGACGACGACGTCCAACGGCACGGCCAGCGAAACGCGGCTGAAGCAGATGCAGCGCCAGAAATCGCGGAGGCAGTTGAAGAACGGCATGGCCAGCCAGAGACCCGATCTGGGCACAATTTCTGGAGGCGGCGGTCGGGTGCGTCCCGATCTGGGAAAAGTTGCCgacagcggcagcagcaagcTGAGCAACAAGCGACATGAGGCGAAGGcagcggaggaggaggaggcggcaCCACAGAGCATCACACAGGCGTTTGTGGGTTCAGTTAGTTCCTTGCTTTTCGGCCGCAAGGGCGGTTGGCTGTAA
- the LOC119548623 gene encoding trafficking kinesin-binding protein milt isoform X2, producing the protein MTHVNNGGKEKEMEVEVEPVRERERERETAAGSGVHHRFLASVSERDGNRDYALEAAAASTSSSAAATTTTTITTNLEDLAFEACQNWSELHQDFFITDDELEYDDELLSLGSSSSIGNISHIATAAATAAEGLITGEQQNEQLLMEVLCGNRVSQMTRAYDDIEAVTRLLEEKEKDLELTVQIGKELLTQNNALEARVADLETDLKASNDDRAQLVHELHKKNELISVLTNDADDGTDTDTPTMSKSITLDLLQRKVNTLIDENKSLKCEATQLAHQTDEVEEHERQLMADISAQLNDANSQYDNLSLELERQREENRLQHEQIVSLTARLAEAEMRLHQLTQDNDEHLSLLHVTKENQNALALELVEFKQRYEEVLALLHSAQDQLKQQRKRSQPMARSSFLGGLGTSGAGVGGGLFQPDSLHFELMESSQYSENSLDSGISGDSQRSADRINRMMMNMPSGGMSTSAMGSSIYAGAGNVPPYKRVFDTVRCAGKSGNYMDSGNVSMTQLGAMSMSSSSGPRMASMAYPAGSYYRGGSSQSLGVKTLSSESLNSQSDDGYPAQPSGVPGAPGAKELEAALKRLTPAEVLARRAMLSYAPAGTYNYDEPMTHGAGKDRNSDLPLGVRTPDSIMSTGSSGMSGSTNHMSASMTHQWRLPEKLQIIKPMEGSQTLHHWSRLATPTLSGLLDERPGVTIRGGRGLDDLGMQIYTLSDVEEDVSDELPGKQFEAPGCTFTYTNSMVMHPDDGFVNDLSFLSQSQMSSRMASTSTSRQPSCPATPRSGLSRKNSCSTFSVNLGLAGMLNERGIKAVTPSALNTPAGPNFTPTVTPCNSPEGSPPRAQSPEPLFGLLSSGADLIRRKIVGDQHQQQQHKQRSSLSKQQQQKIMLSHLERRALRSLNLIEKVESIGLENIISAQRGLGSGIANRSSSPLSSGSLQSLHTSTNSIVDDIHFDRAQIKGVLHRGLKSPTPAGPSTSAAAGVPLSTSSSTSAYNSDDSDDQGLVMKIKPSKGATPKTTTAAQQSQPTSGSSAPTTTSNGTASETRLKQMQRQKSRRQLKNGMASQRPDLGTISGGGGRVRPDLGKVADSGSSKLSNKRHEAKAAEEEEAAPQSITQAFVGSVSSLLFGRKGGWL; encoded by the exons ATGACGCACGTAAACAATGGGGGAAAGGAAAAGGAGatggaagtggaagtggagccagtgagagagcgagagagggagagggagacTGCTGCCGGCAGCGGGGTCCATCATCGATTTTTAGCCAGTGTATCAGAGCGAGACGGCAATAGGGATTATGCATTGGAAGCTGCAGCGGCTTCTACTTCTTCTTCTGCTgctgcaacaacaaccacaacgaTAACCACCAACTTGGAAGACTTGGCCTTTGAGGCATGCCAAAATTGGTCGGAGTTGCACCAAGACTTCTTCATCACGGACGATGAACTTGAGTACGATGACGAACTCCTCTCGTtggggagcagcagcagcattgGCAACATTAGCCACATTGCAACAGCGGCGGCAACTGCAGCAGAGGGTTTGATAACGGGAGAGCAGCAGAACGAGCAGCTGCTAATGGAAG TTCTATGCGGCAACCGCGTTAGCCAGATGACTCGGGCGTACGATGACATTGAGGCCGTGACGCGACTGCTGGAGGAGAAGGAGAAGGACCTGGAGCTGACTGTGCAGATCGGAAAGGAGCTGCTCACCCAGAACAATGCCCTCGAGGCCCGGGTTGCCGATCTGGAGACCGATCTCAAGGCCTCCAACGACGATCGCGCCCAGCTTGTCCACGAGCTGCACAAGAAGAACGAGCTTATCTCGGTGCTTACCAACGATGCAGACGATGGCACAGATACTG ACACTCCCACCATGTCGAAGTCCATTACGTTGGACCTGCTGCAGCGCAAGGTGAACACTCTGATCGACGAGAACAAGTCGCTCAAGTGCGAGGCCACCCAATTGGCCCACCAAACGGAcgaggtggaggagcatgagCGCCAGCTGATGGCCGACATCAGTGCCCAGTTGAACGATGCCAATTCGCAGTACGACAACCTCAGTCTGGAGTTGGAGCGGCAGCGGGAGGAGAACCGACTGCAGCACGAGCAGATCGTAAGTCTGACAGCTCGCCTGGCGGAGGCGGAGATGCGGTTGCACCAACTGACGCAAGACAACGACGAGCACCTGTCCCTGCTGCACGTGACCAAGGAGAACCAGAATGCCTTGGCCCTGGAGCTGGTAGAGTTCAAGCAGCGCTACGAAGAGGTGCTCGCCCTGCTGCACTCGGCCCAGGATCAGCTGAAGCAGCAGCGCAAGCGGTCTCAGCCGATGGCTAGAAGCTCCTTCCTCGGTGGCCTGGGCACAAGTGGTGCAGGCGTTGGAGGTGGTCTCTTCCAGCCGGACTCGCTGCACTTTGAGCTGATGGAGTCGTCGCAGTACTCAGAGAACAGCCTGGACTCTGGCATATCCGGCGACAGCCAACGATCTGCAGACCGCATTAACCGCATGATGATGAACATGCCGTCCGGTGGCATGAGTACATCCGCCATGGGCAGCAGCATCTACGCAGGAGCTGGTAATGTGCCTCCGTACAAGCGGGTGTTCGACACGGTGCGATGTGCCGGCAAAAGCGGCAACTACATGGACAGCGGCAACGTGTCGATGACCCAACTGGGCGCCATGTCGATGAGCAGTTCCTCGGGGCCGCGCATGGCTTCGATGGCGTATCCAGCGGGCTCATACTATCGTGGCGGTAGCAGTCAATCGCTGGGCGTTAAAACTCTGTCCAGCGAGAGTCTCAACTCCCAGTCAGATGACGGTTATCCAGCCCAGCCCTCTGGTGTGCCAGGAGCGCCCGGCGCCAAGGAGTTGGAGGCGGCTCTCAAGAGGCTGACGCCGGCGGAGGTATTGGCCCGCCGTGCTATGCTGTCTTATGCGCCGGCTGGAACGTATAACTATGATGAGCCCATGACTCATGGAGCAGGAAAAGACCGCAACTCTGACCTCCCGTTGGGTGTGCGCACGCCGGACAGTATCATGTCCACCGGCTCCTCTGGAATGTCGGGCTCTACGAATCACATGTCCGCCTCGATGACGCACCAGTGGCGCCTGCCCGAGAAACTCCAGATCATCAAACCGATGGAGGGATCGCAGACATTGCACCATTGGTCTCGcctggccacgcccacactcAGTGGATTGCTGGACGAGCGTCCCGGCGTTACGATTCGCGGTGGACGTGGGCTAGACGACCTGGGCATGCAAATCTACACGCTCTCGGACGTCGAAGAGGACGTTAGCGATGAGCTGCCCGGCAAACAGTTCGAAGCGCCAGGCTGCACTTTCACCTACACCAACAGCATGGTTATGCATCCGGACGATGGCTTTGTTAACGATCTGTCGTTCCTGTCGCAGTCGCAGATGTCCTCTCGAATGGCCTCCACATCAACATCAAGACAACCCAG TTGTCCTGCCACGCCCCGCTCTGGACTCTCGCGCAAAAACTCCTGCTCCACATTTTCGGTAAACCTCGGACTCGCCGGCATGCTGAATGAGAGGGGTATCAAGGCGGTAACGCCCAGTGCCCTCAACACGCCCGCCGGTCCAAACTTCACGCCCACGGTGACGCCATGCAACAGCCCGGAGGGATCGCCTCCTCGCGCCCAGTCGCCCGAGCCGCTCTTTGGACTGCTCTCGTCGGGTGCGGATCTAATTCGTCGTAAAATTGTCGGCGatcagcaccagcagcagcaacataagCAACGGAGCAGCCTCagcaagcagcagcagcaaaagatCATGCTGTCGCACCTGGAGAGACGGGCACTGCGATCGTTGAACCTCATCGAGAAGGTGGAGAGCATTGGACTGGAGAATATAATAAGCGCACAGAGAGGCCTTGGCTCGGGTATTGCGAACCGCAGTAGTTCGCCGTTGAGCAGTGGCAGCCTGCAGAGTCTGCACACGAGCACCAACAGCATTGTGGACGACATACACTTTGATCGGGCTCAAATCAAGGGTGTTTTGCATAGAGGCTTAAAGTCGCCCACGCCCGCAGGACCATCAACTTCGGCGGCAGCCGGCGTACCTTTATCGAcgagcagcagcaccagcgcTTACAACAGCGATGATAGCGACGACCAGGGTTTAGTGATGAAGATCAAGCCATCAAAGGGCGCGACACCCAAAACCACAACAGCAGCACAACAAAGTCAGCCAACTTCTGGATCGAGTGCACCGACGACGACGTCCAACGGCACGGCCAGCGAAACGCGGCTGAAGCAGATGCAGCGCCAGAAATCGCGGAGGCAGTTGAAGAACGGCATGGCCAGCCAGAGACCCGATCTGGGCACAATTTCTGGAGGCGGCGGTCGGGTGCGTCCCGATCTGGGAAAAGTTGCCgacagcggcagcagcaagcTGAGCAACAAGCGACATGAGGCGAAGGcagcggaggaggaggaggcggcaCCACAGAGCATCACACAGGCGTTTGTGGGTTCAGTTAGTTCCTTGCTTTTCGGCCGCAAGGGCGGTTGGCTGTAA
- the LOC119548623 gene encoding trafficking kinesin-binding protein milt isoform X1, whose translation MPVFNSATRSKPNQQESAEPHYPVRKLEALPIIVEHEADDYGQTFENGNQLNSTFTRDVDGETSLILSKSSSSLSSNASDDSLNSTTLITCKPSNSSKHFENTYKLLGQHLDTNCQRSADKLQQLNESGSDIDFDSISSSCSSMSAIVNGIEPPPTRLELELEAVDRMRCIVKQMKSGPKTMDAPQLLGGSAPLLALLHDFASKGQRKIGGSVPVTPVQSPITGPLEAPHFELPPELLQAASSWELMYYASKNVDGKNCLKVVRSLLTNKVLCGNRVSQMTRAYDDIEAVTRLLEEKEKDLELTVQIGKELLTQNNALEARVADLETDLKASNDDRAQLVHELHKKNELISVLTNDADDGTDTDTPTMSKSITLDLLQRKVNTLIDENKSLKCEATQLAHQTDEVEEHERQLMADISAQLNDANSQYDNLSLELERQREENRLQHEQIVSLTARLAEAEMRLHQLTQDNDEHLSLLHVTKENQNALALELVEFKQRYEEVLALLHSAQDQLKQQRKRSQPMARSSFLGGLGTSGAGVGGGLFQPDSLHFELMESSQYSENSLDSGISGDSQRSADRINRMMMNMPSGGMSTSAMGSSIYAGAGNVPPYKRVFDTVRCAGKSGNYMDSGNVSMTQLGAMSMSSSSGPRMASMAYPAGSYYRGGSSQSLGVKTLSSESLNSQSDDGYPAQPSGVPGAPGAKELEAALKRLTPAEVLARRAMLSYAPAGTYNYDEPMTHGAGKDRNSDLPLGVRTPDSIMSTGSSGMSGSTNHMSASMTHQWRLPEKLQIIKPMEGSQTLHHWSRLATPTLSGLLDERPGVTIRGGRGLDDLGMQIYTLSDVEEDVSDELPGKQFEAPGCTFTYTNSMVMHPDDGFVNDLSFLSQSQMSSRMASTSTSRQPSCPATPRSGLSRKNSCSTFSVNLGLAGMLNERGIKAVTPSALNTPAGPNFTPTVTPCNSPEGSPPRAQSPEPLFGLLSSGADLIRRKIVGDQHQQQQHKQRSSLSKQQQQKIMLSHLERRALRSLNLIEKVESIGLENIISAQRGLGSGIANRSSSPLSSGSLQSLHTSTNSIVDDIHFDRAQIKGVLHRGLKSPTPAGPSTSAAAGVPLSTSSSTSAYNSDDSDDQGLVMKIKPSKGATPKTTTAAQQSQPTSGSSAPTTTSNGTASETRLKQMQRQKSRRQLKNGMASQRPDLGTISGGGGRVRPDLGKVADSGSSKLSNKRHEAKAAEEEEAAPQSITQAFVGSVSSLLFGRKGGWL comes from the exons ATGCCAGTTTTTAACAGTGCAACGCGAAGTAAACCCAATCAACAAGAATCAGCAGAGCCACATTATCCCGTCAGGAAGCTGGAGGCCCTGCCCATAATAGTGGAGCATGAGGCGGATGATTATGGGCAAACCTTCGAGAATGGCAACCAGCTTAATAGCACCTTTACTCGAGATGTGGATGGAGAAACCTCGCTGATCTTGAGCAAGTCGAGCAGTTCCCTAAGCTCCAATGCCTCGGACGATTCCCTGAACTCTACCACCCTGATCACCTGCAAACCATCCAACTCGAGCAAACATTTTGAGAACACCTACAAGCTGCTGGGTCAGCATTTGGACACCAATTGCCAGCGATCGGCGGATAAACTGCAGCAGCTAAATGAATCTGGCAGTGATATCGATTTCGACAGCATATCCTCCAGCTGTTCCTCGATGTCGGCGATTGTCAACGGGATAGAACCGCCGCCCACGCGTCTGGAACTCGAACTGGAGGCAGTGGATCGCATGAGGTGCATTGTCAAGCAGATGAAGTCGGGACCAAAGACCATGGATGCACCTCAGCTGCTGGGCGGTTCGGCTCCTCTTTTGGCCCTGCTCCACGATTTCGCCTCCAAGGGACAGCGAAAGATAGGCGGCAGTGTTCCTGTTACTCCGGTCCAAAGTCCTATCACCGGTCCCCTGGAGGCACCGCACTTCGAGTTGCCCCCGGAGCTACTGCAGGCAGCCAGCAGCTGGGAACTCATGTACTATGCCTCCAAGAATGTCGATGGCAAGAACTGCCTGAAGGTGGTGCGCAGTCTGCTGACGAACAAGG TTCTATGCGGCAACCGCGTTAGCCAGATGACTCGGGCGTACGATGACATTGAGGCCGTGACGCGACTGCTGGAGGAGAAGGAGAAGGACCTGGAGCTGACTGTGCAGATCGGAAAGGAGCTGCTCACCCAGAACAATGCCCTCGAGGCCCGGGTTGCCGATCTGGAGACCGATCTCAAGGCCTCCAACGACGATCGCGCCCAGCTTGTCCACGAGCTGCACAAGAAGAACGAGCTTATCTCGGTGCTTACCAACGATGCAGACGATGGCACAGATACTG ACACTCCCACCATGTCGAAGTCCATTACGTTGGACCTGCTGCAGCGCAAGGTGAACACTCTGATCGACGAGAACAAGTCGCTCAAGTGCGAGGCCACCCAATTGGCCCACCAAACGGAcgaggtggaggagcatgagCGCCAGCTGATGGCCGACATCAGTGCCCAGTTGAACGATGCCAATTCGCAGTACGACAACCTCAGTCTGGAGTTGGAGCGGCAGCGGGAGGAGAACCGACTGCAGCACGAGCAGATCGTAAGTCTGACAGCTCGCCTGGCGGAGGCGGAGATGCGGTTGCACCAACTGACGCAAGACAACGACGAGCACCTGTCCCTGCTGCACGTGACCAAGGAGAACCAGAATGCCTTGGCCCTGGAGCTGGTAGAGTTCAAGCAGCGCTACGAAGAGGTGCTCGCCCTGCTGCACTCGGCCCAGGATCAGCTGAAGCAGCAGCGCAAGCGGTCTCAGCCGATGGCTAGAAGCTCCTTCCTCGGTGGCCTGGGCACAAGTGGTGCAGGCGTTGGAGGTGGTCTCTTCCAGCCGGACTCGCTGCACTTTGAGCTGATGGAGTCGTCGCAGTACTCAGAGAACAGCCTGGACTCTGGCATATCCGGCGACAGCCAACGATCTGCAGACCGCATTAACCGCATGATGATGAACATGCCGTCCGGTGGCATGAGTACATCCGCCATGGGCAGCAGCATCTACGCAGGAGCTGGTAATGTGCCTCCGTACAAGCGGGTGTTCGACACGGTGCGATGTGCCGGCAAAAGCGGCAACTACATGGACAGCGGCAACGTGTCGATGACCCAACTGGGCGCCATGTCGATGAGCAGTTCCTCGGGGCCGCGCATGGCTTCGATGGCGTATCCAGCGGGCTCATACTATCGTGGCGGTAGCAGTCAATCGCTGGGCGTTAAAACTCTGTCCAGCGAGAGTCTCAACTCCCAGTCAGATGACGGTTATCCAGCCCAGCCCTCTGGTGTGCCAGGAGCGCCCGGCGCCAAGGAGTTGGAGGCGGCTCTCAAGAGGCTGACGCCGGCGGAGGTATTGGCCCGCCGTGCTATGCTGTCTTATGCGCCGGCTGGAACGTATAACTATGATGAGCCCATGACTCATGGAGCAGGAAAAGACCGCAACTCTGACCTCCCGTTGGGTGTGCGCACGCCGGACAGTATCATGTCCACCGGCTCCTCTGGAATGTCGGGCTCTACGAATCACATGTCCGCCTCGATGACGCACCAGTGGCGCCTGCCCGAGAAACTCCAGATCATCAAACCGATGGAGGGATCGCAGACATTGCACCATTGGTCTCGcctggccacgcccacactcAGTGGATTGCTGGACGAGCGTCCCGGCGTTACGATTCGCGGTGGACGTGGGCTAGACGACCTGGGCATGCAAATCTACACGCTCTCGGACGTCGAAGAGGACGTTAGCGATGAGCTGCCCGGCAAACAGTTCGAAGCGCCAGGCTGCACTTTCACCTACACCAACAGCATGGTTATGCATCCGGACGATGGCTTTGTTAACGATCTGTCGTTCCTGTCGCAGTCGCAGATGTCCTCTCGAATGGCCTCCACATCAACATCAAGACAACCCAG TTGTCCTGCCACGCCCCGCTCTGGACTCTCGCGCAAAAACTCCTGCTCCACATTTTCGGTAAACCTCGGACTCGCCGGCATGCTGAATGAGAGGGGTATCAAGGCGGTAACGCCCAGTGCCCTCAACACGCCCGCCGGTCCAAACTTCACGCCCACGGTGACGCCATGCAACAGCCCGGAGGGATCGCCTCCTCGCGCCCAGTCGCCCGAGCCGCTCTTTGGACTGCTCTCGTCGGGTGCGGATCTAATTCGTCGTAAAATTGTCGGCGatcagcaccagcagcagcaacataagCAACGGAGCAGCCTCagcaagcagcagcagcaaaagatCATGCTGTCGCACCTGGAGAGACGGGCACTGCGATCGTTGAACCTCATCGAGAAGGTGGAGAGCATTGGACTGGAGAATATAATAAGCGCACAGAGAGGCCTTGGCTCGGGTATTGCGAACCGCAGTAGTTCGCCGTTGAGCAGTGGCAGCCTGCAGAGTCTGCACACGAGCACCAACAGCATTGTGGACGACATACACTTTGATCGGGCTCAAATCAAGGGTGTTTTGCATAGAGGCTTAAAGTCGCCCACGCCCGCAGGACCATCAACTTCGGCGGCAGCCGGCGTACCTTTATCGAcgagcagcagcaccagcgcTTACAACAGCGATGATAGCGACGACCAGGGTTTAGTGATGAAGATCAAGCCATCAAAGGGCGCGACACCCAAAACCACAACAGCAGCACAACAAAGTCAGCCAACTTCTGGATCGAGTGCACCGACGACGACGTCCAACGGCACGGCCAGCGAAACGCGGCTGAAGCAGATGCAGCGCCAGAAATCGCGGAGGCAGTTGAAGAACGGCATGGCCAGCCAGAGACCCGATCTGGGCACAATTTCTGGAGGCGGCGGTCGGGTGCGTCCCGATCTGGGAAAAGTTGCCgacagcggcagcagcaagcTGAGCAACAAGCGACATGAGGCGAAGGcagcggaggaggaggaggcggcaCCACAGAGCATCACACAGGCGTTTGTGGGTTCAGTTAGTTCCTTGCTTTTCGGCCGCAAGGGCGGTTGGCTGTAA